The sequence agttaaaaaaaagtcgcTCCAGACTTGAGGGCTCAGTTTGGTGGCATTTTCAGAGGTTGGCATGTTATAGTTTTAGAGTACAAACTGATGtgactttatacaaaaaaaaattaaaaaaataaaaatttaaaaaaaggtcaatttaaaaaaaataaatgaaaaaaacatgttctacCAAATGGTTGATTTGGCCTTCTATGCAAAgaattcttcaaaaaaaaatcttttgatcACTGATTGTTGTTAGATTATTAAGTGATACATTTGCTATATATATACTGTTACTGTTGTTAATACCATACCTATGGTCAGAATTAGTAGCCTAAATTGAATCTGCTTATTATGTCACACATATCATACAGCAGAATTAAAACCACTTTGTAACAAAGGTAACAATCCAGATTTCTGTAGGTTATTAATTATCTGCTGGAAAAAACTATGTCCATGCACAAAGTAATAAGCTATAAATAACACCAGGTCATTCTGGAAAAATCCAggagaaaaatgacacaaataaaaacatataaacaaaacaaaatgaaagaaagaaagaaatgttacTTACCTGGCTTTAGCCTGAGATGGGAGCACCGTTCCCTTCTGTCCTTTCTCTCCTTGGAGGTTTGCAGACTTGCACTACAGAAGAGTGTCATCATTGTAATGGGATATGTTCACTGAAACTTACACGGTTACTGAAAGCATGTTTGTTTAGGCTcctatttaaaacaataaaaataaaaagcctaTAACTGAAAATAACGACCACAGACTGCTGAGTCTTACAAAACACTAATCCTAACGCTGAGttgatttttaatctttttacaCAGGTTTTCTGAGAATATTGTTTTTCCAAACAACTACTGTATATTCATCCAACAAGATGACCCAAATGTGATTAATAGACAACCTACTGTATGTATAACTTTAAGCTACAGCCTTTTTATTAATCAATGTCCCACTTGGAACGTAAGGCGTCACTAAATTATTGAGAAGTTGACTGAAACTTGGCTTGATTGAATATTCACGCCGTTTACAAATAATTCATTAAGGGTGAATTAAGTCGTACATGTAGGCCTAACATAAATTAGTAAATGCTGGACTTATGTcttaatatttgaaaattaagTATGTGCCTTTACATCTATAGAACTAACTTTAATttgagataataataataataatgataataataataataataataataataataataataataataatagcataaTCATTatcgccatcatcatcatcatgataaCTATATATAGGCGTACATATGgggtattttaaaaagcaataaaggCATTAAAGATTATATTTACGGCTTTacaaatttctatttttctattacTTTACTATTCCTCAGTCCATGTAATGACTTAGTGTCTCATTTTCAGTCGTTGTATGTGTGGCATCGTTTCAGGGTGTTTGCATTAGTGGATGTAGAATTTTCTATATGAAATGAAGTGATAAACAAGAAGATGTAAAATTCTATTTATAAGAAtatgtattgtttatttatttacctccCCGCTTCCGGGCTTGGCGCGATACGTCATTACGCTGCGCTCAGAGGCTATGGCGCTTCCTGACTGGATGGTAACGCTGGTAGCTGCTGCATCTTTCTTGTGTGTCTTATGTTTATGTGTCCGCTACAGACGTAAAGGACAAGTGCTGTGGAGAAAATTGTTAGGCAAAATAATGGCCCGCACGGAGAAGCCGTTGTTCCGAATCGCGTGAGTATAAAATGAGCTTCCttaattaaacaatattttgttgGCATCGCGGTGATTCTCGTTAGCGTAGCCGAGCAACATCTAGCCATTTTTACCAAGGGAGGCCGTCCCACCAAACTGCTTtcaaatatcttaaaattttaatttgctcAGCCATTTGACAAAAGGACGTTATTCTGATATTTTGGTGAAAGCATATCCTGAAACTATTACAGCCACTGTTTCATTCGGCatataaaacaaccacaaatgtatgttttgacGGCCATGTATCTAATAACATGCTGAAATGATCATATTTAGCGCAGCTGGGTGTAATTGTTTGTCTACATTTTTAGCTAATGTGGCTAGTTAGCACCGTGTTAAATTTGCAGATGTTTCACTTGAGTAATCTCTTGTCTCCGAAATGATGGTGACTATATGTTAGGGTAAGCATCATCCAATATCGTTGCTAGACACTGTGTTTAATGGGCTTTTGAACGGTTTCCCAGGTACACACTCTACACCAGGACCAGACTTGGCTACATGTACTACAAGAGACAAATGAGGAAAGCCCGAGAACATTACCCTGCAGGACACTCGACAGCTCAGCCCATGGAGTTCAATGGTATGCAGCAGTCTGACATTCACAGTTTGTCATGAACATACAGTGTTGCTCATATATTTCTCAGTTATTGTAGGGAAATGCTGAGCGTCATCCCCCAAAACAGAGAGGCCctgttgattggtcaaacaTAGTGCATTTGTTGTACAAGATGTACTGTACTTATTTATTACTAGAAGTACAAAGGTGCTATAATTTCAAGACATTCAAGTTTAAGGttaatttattgtcattgcaaaaCACAGGGTTGCACAACAAAATACAGTTCTAGTCCCCTTTATGctacacaagaaaaacaaaaaaacgaacTATGGACATTATGTATTTGGGCTGTATGTTATGCAAAATGTAATCATACGGCAGTTATTTAAACAGATATTGCAATTGGGACATGAGTCACAATTTTGTAAGAATGgtatttttgtctaattttcaattaaaaaaaaaaaaaaatatatatatatatatatatatataatgggTCTGTGCCAAACAAGCATGCTCCCTTATGTCTGTAATACGACTTGCAGGCCAGGGCATCTCTTTACCTTTATCAAAAATCGCAGCTCCTgtgatttggatattgcacttggccttattacaattttgataatatctCCTTTAATTGTGTAGCACTAATATGTATACCTTTTAACCACTACATGTCCACTTCTACCAttctaaacaaaaaataataatattgtccTGAATCCTTAATTTATGATTCTCTGTCTGCCCACAGGTATCAAAATAATTCCCATCCCAGTACTGTCAGACAACTACAGCTATCTTGTGATCGACACAGCCTCCAGTGTTGCAGTTGTTGTCGACCCTGCAGACCCTCAGTCAGTTCAGGTGAATTCTTCTACTGTCAGTTTTGTGCTTTGTATCTAGATATCTCTTAAAAGCCTTACATTTTCTCATGCAGATAGCCCTCTATGTTGCAAGCAGGGGCAGCTTGACTTGGCTTGCAGAACAATACATCGCTGCAGAAAAAGTTGAGACACGCCAAATATTTGCTCTCATTGCAACACCAGTGTTAGAAAATATATGGCTTTGGCTCTTTGTCAGTAATGTTTTGTAGGTGCACCACACCTTAAAAGTGCTGTCAAGGGTTGGATCAGTTTTACATAAAAGAGACTAGACATGaactaaaatcaaaaattcattGGATAAGATATATATGATAAGATACAGCACTTAAGATTGATAAGATTGATGCACTAACAATTTGGTTATATTACAGAAATGGCTCATTGAAAAGGAGCAGTGCAAATAAATAGGTACAAAGTAAATGGAAAATTGGTCTTGTGTGTAATAATAATTCCTGAccacaaacaactttttttaaacaatattttaatggCAGTTTCaacagcacataaaaaaaatgcacatcaatatacaaataaacacacacactctcacagacaaagaaaagaaaatgaacaatgacaataacaattatgattatgataataataataatagattacAAATCAACATAGaatatagaatagaaataaaaacaaattaattaataaaaacacagaatagtAAGTAATACTACAACAAaagtcaaagaaataaaataaaatgagatttaaaaaaaaggcaggatCAATGCTTTTATGTTATCCATATAACATCTCCCTGTCAGTCAGCGATACATGCCTCTTTGGCCAAAAAGGACATAAATGAGTcccaaacaaaaagaaactccTCTGTTTGACCACAGCCACTTTTATGATGCTCACAAACTTAAAGTAACTCTGTGACAGCCATGGctttctgttctttttgttgttgccttACAATTACAGGTATTTGACTACAGCTACAGCTGTTGATTGAAAATAGCTGTGGTTTGTACATTTGCAGTAGCATCCATAAAAAGCATGCAAGTAAAACTACTACTGTGTCAGCAGTCTGAAGTATTAGCAGCTCCGTGTGCTTTTGAATAAAATGCAGCCGAAGTGTTGTTTCATATGGTGATCGAAGGTTGTAATAGCGCATCTATTTTTTCCAGGCAGTTCTTGAGGAAGAGGGAGTGACTTTAGAGGCAATTCTCTGTACACACAAGCATTGGTGAGTTTAACAGTTTTGATGCATGtattattacttaaaaaaacaactactacTACATAAAAACTGTGTGCTGTGTCAAGGGAGTATAGGTAAACAAATAATTGCTGGGGTTCACATTTTTAACACGTTGCCATTCTAAGGGAAACACCCACATTTATGTTAGTAAAGTTGAAAACGGACATTTATACATACGGCTGGGCAACATACTGATATCCTGATATGAGACTAGACGTCGTCTTAGGTTTTGGATGTCAAAATATTGTGTCTTCCTGgtttaaaaagctgcatttcagcaaagtgatgtaattttttttaaactaaacagACTGTTCTAGTTGTTTTATCATTTGCCTTctcccacttagtcattatatccacattattgatgattatttattCGAATTTAATCgtgtgaatattttgtgaaagcaccaatagtcaaccctgcATATCTgtgcaatatcaatatcaaggtattcattgaaaaatattgtaatatttgatttttgtccATATCGCAAAGTCCTCTCTATACACTTAAACTAGAATAATATTTGGTAATAGTGTCTAGTATAGATTTCAggccaaaacaaatgcacagtTTTCTATAGTGTCCACAGTACTGTCAAGCCTCTGCTGTCTGTTCCTTTTACAGGGATCACAGTGGGGGAAACAAAGGGTTGAAAAGGCTTCACAGCTCATGCAGAGTTTATGGAAACGGAGCTGATAACATTCCTGGCCTCACGCAGTAAGTCCCCGCTCGCACACTGTAGCATAATGCTTCCCACAGAATCACTCTGACTGTACTGAGTGCTGTCTTCAGAATTAGGATCAGCTTTATTGGCCAGGAATGTTTGTACATACAAGGAATTAGTTTCCTGTCTTTAGCTGCTCTCAGTGTACATACACAAGTAGACAG is a genomic window of Plectropomus leopardus isolate mb chromosome 10, YSFRI_Pleo_2.0, whole genome shotgun sequence containing:
- the pnkd gene encoding probable hydrolase PNKD; the protein is MALPDWMVTLVAAASFLCVLCLCVRYRRKGQVLWRKLLGKIMARTEKPLFRIAYTLYTRTRLGYMYYKRQMRKAREHYPAGHSTAQPMEFNGIKIIPIPVLSDNYSYLVIDTASSVAVVVDPADPQSVQAVLEEEGVTLEAILCTHKHWDHSGGNKGLKRLHSSCRVYGNGADNIPGLTHPLSHKDSITVGRMHFKALFTPGHTVGHMIYLLDGRAVDAPCSLFSGDLVFLSGCGRMFEGSATTMLSSLDTVSSLSDDTLLWPGHEYAEDNLLFAAEVEPRNAARENKYQWVLLQRGQKLCTSPSTIGEERQYNPFLRSHSAELHLALGLQQFQDEDWTQFRARVLEELRKRKDLYNRR